The Chionomys nivalis chromosome 4, mChiNiv1.1, whole genome shotgun sequence genome contains the following window.
CAATATTACTATTGTACTAAGTAGGTGACTAGTCATGGTATCGTGTGTCTTGTGAATTCATGCTTTGATATTGTTGTCCATTTTTACCAGGTGATTCCAAGTTGTTCCGACCTAGAAGACCCAGGTCTAGCAGTGATGCACTCTCTGCCTCTTTCAATGGAGAAATGCTGGGGAACCGCTGCAATTCCTATGATAATCTGCCCCACGACAATGAGAGTGAAGAGGAAATGGGGCTGCTCCACATTCCAGCTCTTGTGTCTCCTCACTCAGCTGAGGATGTTGACTTGAGTCCACCAGACATTGGAGTAGCCAGTCTCGACTTTGATCCGATGTCATTTCAATGCAGCCCTCCAAAAGCCGAGTCAGAATGTCTGGAGAGTGGTGCTTCCTTTCTGGATTCGCTAGGGTTTGCCAGGGATAAACCGGGTACCAGTCAGAAGGATGTAGAAGCAGGTGGTAGCCAGTCGCAGACTCCAGGCAGTACTACAAGTTCTGAACCTGTGTCTCCAGTCCAGGAAAAGCTGAGTCCATTCTTTACCCTGGACTTGAGTCCAACTGAGGACAAGTCTTCTAAACCATCTTCATTTACGGAAAAGGTTGTTTATGCTTTCTCTCCGAAGATCGGACGCAAGCTAAGCAAGTCTCCTTCCATGAACATATCTGAGCCCATTTCAGTGACTCTTCCACCTCGGGTGTCAGAAGTCATTGGTACTGTCTCCAATACCATAGCTCAGAATGCATCACCTCCATCTTGGGACAAAAGTGTGGAAGAAAGAGATGTCATAAATAGATCCCCCACCCAGATAGGAAAGACGAAAACAAGTgagagagaggcacaggaagGGTGTGAGCCTGAAGCACAGCCCCTGGAGCAGGGGGCAGCTGAAGAAGTAGAATTGCCAGGGGCAGAGGAGCGGCCTGTCTCGAGCAGTCAGAGCAAGGCTGTACCTTCTGGACAGAGTCAGACAGGTACCGTTTGTTCTCCTCTATTCCTTCCCTAATTTAAGAGTGGTCTTCCGTCCTGTGTGCCATCTGTGCCTTTTAAGAGAAAGCCTTCTCCACAGCTAGGCTATAATCAAAGAGAATGTTTTTCTGAATGGTGCTGAGGGTTCAAAGCCCTAAACTAAAACGAGTCAAACAGAACTCCCCAAAGGGCCCATGATCTTGCTTCAGACCTTCACAAAAGACCCCTACCTCTTTGGACAGTCAGAATTCATGGATAATTTTTTGCACAACTTTGTAGCTCTtgattctattttctcttctaataCATATCATATTATGTATTATGCCTTACAAGTTAATGAGCCAGCCTACATCACAGTCTGTAAGCACTGGAACCTTGTACTCTAAGTGACCTTTTCTAAGTCAGGTGGGGGAcctgcttctccctccacccAAGTTGTAGCAGTTCAAGAGGAGTTTGCAAATTTTAAACCCTATGTTTTCCTTTTGAACCTTGTGTGTTCTCAACATTTGCATGTGGGATAGAAGATCATGGATTGCCATTTTGAAATATGGAAGGCACCTGTTTTTAGTGATCACATGGGGAGTGTTTGGCTTTCCGTGTAGGGTAACATAAGCTACCTtttcattctaattttttttcccaatttcCCACTAGGAGCAGTTACCCATGACCCCCCTCAAGATCCCGTTCctgtcagttcagtctctctTATCCCACCACCACCGCCTCCGAAAAATGTCGCCCGAATGTTGGCACTAGCGTTAGCTGAGTCTGCACAGCAAGCCTCAACTCAGACACTGAAGAGACCAGGGACTTCCCAGGCTGGGTATACTAGTTATGGAGACATGGCAGTGGTTACATCTGAAGAGAAACTGCCTGGTTCCTCCTCTAGCATTACTCTAGATAAAGCCTATTTCCAAACGGACCGACCAGCAGAGCAGTTCCACCTGCAGATCAATGGACTCGGAAATTGTAACCAGCCTCTCCCAGAGACAGCAGCTATGGGAGATCCCACTCATTCTAACACAACTGACTCTGGGGAGCAACTCCACCAAGTAGACCTAATAGGGAATCCGCTACATCGAAACCATTTATCTGGGGACCCAGAAAAGGCTAGAAGCACTTCAGCTCCCTTAGCAGACTCAGAGAAGTCTGATGATCATGGAAGTTTccctgaagaccaggctgggaaGACCAGCGTGTCCGCTGTCTCCTTTGTGGAGCAGGACCAGTCTCCACCTCATGTCTCCAGTGGAGATGAGCCCCCCTCTTATCTTGGTACCAGTGTGGATAAACCCCATCATTCCTCAGAACTTACAGACAAATCTCCCATGCCTTCTACTTTGCCTAGGGACAAAGCTCACCCTCTTTCTGGGTCCCCTGAAGAGAACACCGGCACAGCCACTATGGCTCATATGATGACAACTCCAGGAAGAGTTGAAACAAGCAGCAGAGAAACCAGCAGGGTCATGGCTGAGCAGCCAGCTGCTGCTGATTTTGTGACTGCAACCCTTCAGCGTGTGCACAGAATTaaccgccccctccccccacctccttccCAGAGGCCAGCAGAGCAACCGCCAGTCTTGGGGCAGGTACAAGAAGCTCCAAGTGTAGGATTGAATAATTCCCACAAGGTAAGATGGAGAGGAAGTCAgtgaaatgatatattttatttccaaagGTATGTCATTTTTCAGTGGGATATGTTATCTTTGAGTGAGGTATGTTTCAGTCAAGTGGCAGGTTTTATAAAATAGCCGCTATTTGGACAACTCTGcccttgcctggctactggctttgCAGTAAAGACAGAGCAGAGAGCCCATAGTGCAGTAAAGACAGCTTAACCCTCCGTGTTGCTTTCCCTTCTTGAAGCATGGAGGTCCTTCGCAGTGAGATCCTGACAGAGTGAACAAAGTGAGCCCCAGATATCAGGGCTGAGGTGGTAGTTCTCTTTGACAACTCCATCATTGATTCGCTGTGGCCGAGCGAGTCCTGTAACCACCCTGTGGCAACCCTTCACATGTGTACACTGAAAGTACTTCATTCTCCACATGTTTGTAGGATTCTTCTTacagaagaatatatatatatatatatataatttttttttttttgatttttcaagacagggtttctccgtagctttttggttcctgtcctggaactggctcttgtagaccaggctggcctcgaactcacagagatctgcctgcctctgcctcccgagtgctgggattaaaggcgtgtgccaccacagcccggccagaagaatatatttaatatcttACAGAAGTATAAGGAATAATAATATCTTATcatttttgtgtggtttgtttgttACGATTTCAACCATAACCAGTAACCAATTATGTTCCTCAGTTAAATACCTGCTCTCATGAGAGAATGTTAAATACAGAATGCAAAGgtgttattttctatttttttccttttgaaaaagaaagagcaaaaatatattACTACAGGTTTTGTGATCACCTTAAACCAAAAGGAGTTAAACTTCTAGTCCTTACTGGAGGATGTTATTTGTAGCACCTGCTTCTCAGGGACATTTAGTGTATGAACCCACAGACAGGGTGAATGGAAAGAAAAGGCAGTGAGCTCTGATTTGCTGCCATCCCAGACAAGCCCTTTTTAGCTCTTTCCTGTATCTAGAGATTTACAGCTGTTCTCTGGGTGGAACTGAGTCACTCTGAACCCCTTCCAGCTGATGAAATCAACTATTCCCATTTTAAAAACCTTTCTGGTCTTGAGGCTGAGCTTAGACCAATAGGCAGGATGCTTAGTTTTAAGTCTGGCTCTGTTGTTTGTCTAATCCTGTGTTTGGGTCGGCACATTAGAGTCCACTGTAGGCAGCCTCTCCTCATATGTAAAGCCTAGCATAAATTAGAAAACACTGCACATTTCTCCACAGGTAGTAATGAACCATGTAGCCACGCAGATACTCTTTTCTAGTCATGGGGTCAGGTCCATTGTGACTGTAGGGCTTGGGAAAGTCTACACTGCCACTCAAATAGCCTGGGTTTGCAcattgggggggtgggggtattTAAGCAACAGACTTTTAATGTCACTCTCTTTCCACAGGTCCAGGGAGTAGGTCCAGCTCCAGAGAGGCCACCTGAGCCTCAAGTCCCGAGTGATCCTGCATCCATCTTTGTCAATGATGGCAGCTCAGCTGCCCAGTGTCCCATGGCTGCTTCTGCTCTCCAACCAGGACTGCCTGAGAAGGTACGGGAAGGCACCAGGGCCCCCCTCCTCCACCTGCGTGCTGAGTCTTTTCCTGGCCATTCCTGTGGCTTTGCTGCCCCAATTCCCCCAACAAGGACAGTGGAAAGCAAGATGGCTGCTGCCATGCACTCCAACACTGCAGATACCAACAGCAGCTCAAATTATCACTCCTTTGTCCCTTCTTCAGCCTCGATGGATGGTGTATTGCCTTTGCCACTCCCCATCTCACAGCCTAAGCATGCTTCTCAGAAGATAGCCTATTCTTCCTTTGCTAGACCTGATGTCACCACTGAGCCCTTTGGTCCAGAAAACTGTTCACATTTCAATATGACTCCAAACTGCCAGTTCCGTCCCCAGAGCGTACCTCCACACCACAATAAGTTAGAGCCACACCAGGTATATGGTGCCCGATCAGAGCCACCAGCTTCCATGGGTCCTCGTTATAACACCTATGTGGCGCCGGGAAGAAACATGTCTGGACACCACTCTAAACCATGCAGCCGGGTTGAGTATGTCTCTTCTCTGGGCTCTTCAGTTAGGAATACTTGTTGCCCTGAAGACATTCTACCTTACCCCACTATCCGAAGGGTCCAGTCCCTCCATGCACCCCCACCTTCCATGATCCGCTCTGTTCCCATTTCACGAACAGAAGTTCCCCCAGATGATGAACCAGCCTACTGCGCAAGGCCCGTCTACCAGTATAAGCCATATCAGTCCTCCCAGGCCCGCTCAGATTACCATGTAACGCAGCTCCAGCCTTACTTTGAGAATGGACGGGTCCACTACCGTTATAGTCCATATTCCAGCTCCTCAAGCTCCTATTACAGCCCCGACGGAGCCTTGTGTGATGTTGATGCCTATGGCACAGTCCAACTGAGGCACCTTCACCGCCTACCCAACCGTGATTTTGCTTTATACAATTCAAGGCTACAAGGAAAGAATTTATACAATTATGCTGGTTTGCCTCCACGTCCACGGGCCAACATGACTGGCTATTTCTCTGGTAATGACCATAATGTAGTCAACATGCCCCCCACTGCTGATGTAAAGCACACCTACACCTCGTGGGATTTTGAGGACATGGAAAAATACCGCATGCAGTCCATCAGGAGAGAGAGTCGAGCACGACAAAAGGTGAAAGGGCCGGTCATGTCACAGTACGACAACATGGCACCAGCTGTGCAAGATGACTTGGGAGGAATCTATGTCATCCATCTGCGTAGTAAATCAGATCCTGGGAAAACTGGACTTCTCTCTGTGGCTGAGGGGAAAGAAGGGCGGCACCCAGCCAAGGCTGTCAGTCCTGAGGGGGACGACCGTTTCTACAGGAAGCATCCAGAGCCGGAGTTCGACAGAGCCCACCATCATGGGGGGTATGGCAACACCCAGGTAGACAAGCCATCCCTCCCACAGAAGCAAAGCAGCCTTAGGAACAGAAAGCTTCACGATATGGGTTGTAACCTTCCAGAGCACAGGGCGCATCAGGAAGTAAGCCATAGGCAATTATGTGAATCAAAAAATGGACCACCTTATCCCCAGGGAGCTGGCCAGTTAGATTATGGGCCCAAAGGGATGCCAGACACTTCTGAGCCAGGCAGCTACCATAACTCTGGAGGGAAATATGTCACATCAGGGCAGGAGTCTTTAAGAATGAACCACAAGGAGGTGAGGCTCTCCAAAGATCTCGACCGGCCTCGAGCCAGGCAGCCACCTGCCCCTGAGAAACACTCCAGAGACTGCTACAAGGAGGAGGAACACTTCTCTCAGTCTATGGTCCCACCCCCCAAACCAGAGAGGAGTCACAGCCTAAAACTCCaccatacccagaacctggagaGGGACCCCAGCGTGCTATACCAGTATCCAACACACAGCAAGCGCCAGAGCAGTATGACTGTTGTGTCCCAATATGATAACCTGGAGGATTACCACTCCCTACCCCAGCACCAGCGAGGAGGCTTTGGAGGGGGAGGCATGGGGGCCTATGTGCCCTCTGGCTTTGTCCATCCTCAGAGCAGGACATATGCCACAGCGTTGGGTCAGGGGGCCTTCCTGCCCGCAGAGTTGTCCTTGCCACATCCTGACACACAGATCCATGCAGAATGAGCCCTGGGAGCAATAGAGTTGAAGCAGCCTCTGCTGGACAGTGGACTGTTCTATTTTTTTCAATAAccaaaaaaatttaaggaaaaaataatgcTACAAAACCCCTGACCATATGAAAGACacataataaaagtaaacaaaccacACCTTCCCCCCACTCATTCCCACCTCATCCATCCATAGGCTGTGTTGTCtgtctgtaaagagatctggatGATTGTAAAGTGCTGTGCTGAAAGCCTAGGGGAGAAGTTCTCACCACAGACCCTATTGCTGTACAGGACTGATTTGTAAGACTCTAAGGACTGCCTTTAACTCATTGAATTTAACGTTGACCTTTCTTAGCACTTGCTACCTAGCTCAGAGCAGTTTGCCTATATTCCCTGGTGGGCTCTGCATTTCCCGTTGTGTTCCCACTGTGGTAGGGGCCATGTAGCCTGCCGAGGTGGACTCTCCACTCTGTTCTGCTTTCATCGTCCCTGTCCATGAAGGAGCCCAGTGTGCTAAATTCGAAagaaaactccctgatcctccCGCTGTGTCATTTAGACTGCTAGCAGCATGATCATTAAAAGGTAAAGGAATTAGGATTTTAAACATTTAGTGGCACATCATTGTGAAATAGCGGTCCAAGATGAACCACATTCTTCAGTAGTCTAGCCTTTTTCTTCTTGTCAGTCTGTACGCTCTTCTCACTACAGAAACATGAGGGGCTACTTTTTTAAGTTAAAGTTTAAGGAACTTTTCTTCgaaagaaaatgaagttcttATTGTCAGTGAACTCTGTTATTGTCAGAAAACATCACTAGTGCTTCCAGTGAGCTGTCCCCCTGCACATCCTACAAGATTCAGGACGTTGTAGTGCCAATAAAATAGTCACCCTGTTAGCTCTAAATCCAAAACATTCTCACTAAGCAAAAAACAGCATGGTTTAACTGGATACAGTTTCTTAGGGATATAAATGTACATGTTACTCAATTTCTAACTTACAGTGTGGGTTCCCTAAGAATTTGCAGAACCCCTACAAACTACCTGTTAGAAAACTACATTGTGCATTGACCCTGAGTACGCAGTTCCATCTCGCCCACTGGCATTCTGGAATCTTGTGGTTTGGCTCACTTCTGTTGTGTGGTCACAGTCTTACTGCGTTCGTCATCTACACCAGCATTTCAGAATAGTTCTAACTCTCTAGACATGTTAAACATGTGAATACCTggaactttcttttgaaagttgcaTTCCTTATTGGACTTGGGACAGGGTACCTCTTCAGCCCAGCTTCCCTCTTGTTTCCTAGGCCCATCCCACCCCAGCCAGCCAAGTCTGGTAAGGCAGACCTGTGTTAAAAGTGAGTTAGATTGGCATTTCATTCCATAAGTCATGATAatacttgagttttgtacatttgTATCTTTTAATACTCTGTAGGAGACACAGGAGATTTCATTCCATATAGTTGCTGC
Protein-coding sequences here:
- the Arhgap32 gene encoding rho GTPase-activating protein 32 isoform X4, yielding MKSRPTKQKLKQRGILKERVFGCDLGEHLLNSGFEVPQVLQSCTAFIERYGIVDGIYRLSGVASNIQRLRHEFDSEHVPDLTKEPYVQDIHSVGSLCKLYFRELPNPLLTYQLYEKFSDAVSAATDEERLIKIHDVIQQLPPPHYRTLEFLMRHLSLLADYCSITNMHAKNLAIVWAPNLLRSKQIESACFSGTAAFMEVRIQSVVVEFILNHVDVLFSGKISAVMQEGAASLSRPKSLLVSSPSTKLLTLEEAQARTQAQVNSPIVTENKYIEVGEGPAALQGKFHTIIEFPLERKRPQNKMKKSPVGSWRSFFNLGKSSSVSKRKLQRNESEPSEMKAMALKGGRAEGTLRSAKSEESLTSLHAVDGDSKLFRPRRPRSSSDALSASFNGEMLGNRCNSYDNLPHDNESEEEMGLLHIPALVSPHSAEDVDLSPPDIGVASLDFDPMSFQCSPPKAESECLESGASFLDSLGFARDKPGTSQKDVEAGGSQSQTPGSTTSSEPVSPVQEKLSPFFTLDLSPTEDKSSKPSSFTEKVVYAFSPKIGRKLSKSPSMNISEPISVTLPPRVSEVIGTVSNTIAQNASPPSWDKSVEERDVINRSPTQIGKTKTSEREAQEGCEPEAQPLEQGAAEEVELPGAEERPVSSSQSKAVPSGQSQTGAVTHDPPQDPVPVSSVSLIPPPPPPKNVARMLALALAESAQQASTQTLKRPGTSQAGYTSYGDMAVVTSEEKLPGSSSSITLDKAYFQTDRPAEQFHLQINGLGNCNQPLPETAAMGDPTHSNTTDSGEQLHQVDLIGNPLHRNHLSGDPEKARSTSAPLADSEKSDDHGSFPEDQAGKTSVSAVSFVEQDQSPPHVSSGDEPPSYLGTSVDKPHHSSELTDKSPMPSTLPRDKAHPLSGSPEENTGTATMAHMMTTPGRVETSSRETSRVMAEQPAAADFVTATLQRVHRINRPLPPPPSQRPAEQPPVLGQVQEAPSVGLNNSHKVQGVGPAPERPPEPQVPSDPASIFVNDGSSAAQCPMAASALQPGLPEKVREGTRAPLLHLRAESFPGHSCGFAAPIPPTRTVESKMAAAMHSNTADTNSSSNYHSFVPSSASMDGVLPLPLPISQPKHASQKIAYSSFARPDVTTEPFGPENCSHFNMTPNCQFRPQSVPPHHNKLEPHQVYGARSEPPASMGPRYNTYVAPGRNMSGHHSKPCSRVEYVSSLGSSVRNTCCPEDILPYPTIRRVQSLHAPPPSMIRSVPISRTEVPPDDEPAYCARPVYQYKPYQSSQARSDYHVTQLQPYFENGRVHYRYSPYSSSSSSYYSPDGALCDVDAYGTVQLRHLHRLPNRDFALYNSRLQGKNLYNYAGLPPRPRANMTGYFSGNDHNVVNMPPTADVKHTYTSWDFEDMEKYRMQSIRRESRARQKVKGPVMSQYDNMAPAVQDDLGGIYVIHLRSKSDPGKTGLLSVAEGKEGRHPAKAVSPEGDDRFYRKHPEPEFDRAHHHGGYGNTQVDKPSLPQKQSSLRNRKLHDMGCNLPEHRAHQEVSHRQLCESKNGPPYPQGAGQLDYGPKGMPDTSEPGSYHNSGGKYVTSGQESLRMNHKEVRLSKDLDRPRARQPPAPEKHSRDCYKEEEHFSQSMVPPPKPERSHSLKLHHTQNLERDPSVLYQYPTHSKRQSSMTVVSQYDNLEDYHSLPQHQRGGFGGGGMGAYVPSGFVHPQSRTYATALGQGAFLPAELSLPHPDTQIHAE